The Bos javanicus breed banteng chromosome 18, ARS-OSU_banteng_1.0, whole genome shotgun sequence genome has a segment encoding these proteins:
- the IRF3 gene encoding interferon regulatory factor 3 isoform X1 — MGTQKPRILPWLISQLDRGELEGVAWLGESRTRFRIPWKHGLRQDAQQEDFGIFQAWAVASGAYTPGKDKPDLPTWKRNFRSALNRKEVLRLAEDHSKDSQDPHKIYEFVNSGVRDIPEPDTSQDNGRHNTSDTQEDTLEKLLSDMDLSPGGPSNLTMASENPPQFLQSPDSDIPALCPNSGLSENPLKQLLANEEDWEFEVTAFYRGCQVFQQTVFCPGGLRLVGSEAGDRMLPGQPIRLPDPATSLTDKSVTDYVQRVLSCLGGGLALWRAGQWLCAQRLGHCHVYWAIGEELLPSCGHKPDGEVPKDREGGVFNLGPFITDLITFIEGSRRSPLYTLWFCVGQSWPQDQPWIKRLVMVKVVPMCLRVLVDIARQGGASSLENTVDLHISNSDPLSLTPDQYMACLQDLAEDMDF; from the exons ATGGGAACCCAAAAGCCTCGGATACTGCCCTGGCTGATATCTCAGCTGGACCGAGGGGAGTTGGAGGGCGTGGCCTGGCTGGGCGAGAGCCGCACGCGTTTCCGCATCCCTTGGAAGCACGGCTTGCGGCAGGATGCCCAGCAGGAGGATTTCGGCATCTTCCAG GCCTGGGCTGTAGCCAGTGGTGCCTATACTCCTGGGAAGGATAAGCCCGACCTGCCGACCTGGAAGAGGAATTTCCGGTCTGCCCTGAACCGGAAGGAAGTGTTGCGTTTAGCGGAGGACCACAGCAAGGACTCCCAAGACCCACACAAAATCTATGAGTTTGTGAACTCAG GAGTCAGGGACATCCCTGAGCCAGATACCTCTCAAGACAATGGCAGACACAATACCTCTGATACCCAG GAAGACACTCTGGAGAAGTTACTGAGTGACATGGACTTGAGCCCAGGAGGGCCCTCGAATCTGACTATGGCCTCTGAGAACCCCCCTCAGTTCTTGCAGAGTCCCGACTCAGACATCCCTGCTCTTTGCCCAAACTCGGGACTCTCTGAAAACCCCCTGAAGCAGCTGTTGGCAAACGAGGAAG ATTGGGAGTTCGAGGTGACTGCCTTCTACCGGGGCTGCCAAGTCTTCCAGCAGACTGTTTTCTGCCCTGGGGGCCTGCGGCTGGTGGGATCAGAAGCAGGGGACAGGATGCTGCCTGGGCAGCCTATACGACTGCCGGACCCTGCGACGTCCCTGACAGACAAGAGCGTGACAGACTACGTGCAGCGTGTGCTGAGCTGCCTGGGCGGGGGGCTGGCCCTGTGGCGGGCCGGGCAGTGGCTCTGCGCCCAGAGGCTGGGGCACTGCCACGTGTACTGGGCCATAGGCGAGGAGCTCCTCCCCAGCTGTGGCCACAAGCCTGACGGCGAGGTcccgaaggacagggaaggaggTGTGTTCAACCTGGGGCCCTTCATAACAG ATCTGATCACCTTCATTGAAGGAAGCAGACGTTCACCACTCTATACCCTCTGGTTCTGTGTGGGGCAGTCATGGCCCCAGGACCAGCCATGGATCAAGAGGCTTGTGATGGTCAAG GTTGTCCCCATGTGTCTCAGGGTTCTTGTAGACATAGCGCGGCAAGGGGGTGCCTCCTCCCTGGAGAACACTGTCGACCTGCACATTTCCAACAGCGACCCCCTCTCCCTCACCCCAGACCAGTACATGGCCTGCCTCCAGGACCTGGCCGAAGACATGGATTTCTAG
- the IRF3 gene encoding interferon regulatory factor 3 isoform X2, whose translation MLETCDAALETEVWVRNSPTGRAWEAACAQEVLSARRPDHGNPKASDTALADISAGPRGVGGRGLAGREPHAFPHPLEARLAAGCPAGGFRHLPGVRDIPEPDTSQDNGRHNTSDTQEDTLEKLLSDMDLSPGGPSNLTMASENPPQFLQSPDSDIPALCPNSGLSENPLKQLLANEEDWEFEVTAFYRGCQVFQQTVFCPGGLRLVGSEAGDRMLPGQPIRLPDPATSLTDKSVTDYVQRVLSCLGGGLALWRAGQWLCAQRLGHCHVYWAIGEELLPSCGHKPDGEVPKDREGGVFNLGPFITDLITFIEGSRRSPLYTLWFCVGQSWPQDQPWIKRLVMVKVVPMCLRVLVDIARQGGASSLENTVDLHISNSDPLSLTPDQYMACLQDLAEDMDF comes from the exons ATGTTAGAGACCTGCGACGCGGCCCTTGAGACGGAGGTCTGGGTGCGGAACTCTCCGACTGGGCGGGCCTGGGAGGCCGCCTGTGCCCAGGAAGTATTATCTGCGCGCAGGCCAGACCATGGGAACCCAAAAGCCTCGGATACTGCCCTGGCTGATATCTCAGCTGGACCGAGGGGAGTTGGAGGGCGTGGCCTGGCTGGGCGAGAGCCGCACGCGTTTCCGCATCCCTTGGAAGCACGGCTTGCGGCAGGATGCCCAGCAGGAGGATTTCGGCATCTTCCAG GAGTCAGGGACATCCCTGAGCCAGATACCTCTCAAGACAATGGCAGACACAATACCTCTGATACCCAG GAAGACACTCTGGAGAAGTTACTGAGTGACATGGACTTGAGCCCAGGAGGGCCCTCGAATCTGACTATGGCCTCTGAGAACCCCCCTCAGTTCTTGCAGAGTCCCGACTCAGACATCCCTGCTCTTTGCCCAAACTCGGGACTCTCTGAAAACCCCCTGAAGCAGCTGTTGGCAAACGAGGAAG ATTGGGAGTTCGAGGTGACTGCCTTCTACCGGGGCTGCCAAGTCTTCCAGCAGACTGTTTTCTGCCCTGGGGGCCTGCGGCTGGTGGGATCAGAAGCAGGGGACAGGATGCTGCCTGGGCAGCCTATACGACTGCCGGACCCTGCGACGTCCCTGACAGACAAGAGCGTGACAGACTACGTGCAGCGTGTGCTGAGCTGCCTGGGCGGGGGGCTGGCCCTGTGGCGGGCCGGGCAGTGGCTCTGCGCCCAGAGGCTGGGGCACTGCCACGTGTACTGGGCCATAGGCGAGGAGCTCCTCCCCAGCTGTGGCCACAAGCCTGACGGCGAGGTcccgaaggacagggaaggaggTGTGTTCAACCTGGGGCCCTTCATAACAG ATCTGATCACCTTCATTGAAGGAAGCAGACGTTCACCACTCTATACCCTCTGGTTCTGTGTGGGGCAGTCATGGCCCCAGGACCAGCCATGGATCAAGAGGCTTGTGATGGTCAAG GTTGTCCCCATGTGTCTCAGGGTTCTTGTAGACATAGCGCGGCAAGGGGGTGCCTCCTCCCTGGAGAACACTGTCGACCTGCACATTTCCAACAGCGACCCCCTCTCCCTCACCCCAGACCAGTACATGGCCTGCCTCCAGGACCTGGCCGAAGACATGGATTTCTAG
- the BCL2L12 gene encoding bcl-2-like protein 12 isoform X1 — MFAAKPAGIGAPMAGSEELGLREDTLRVLAAFLRRGEAVGSPIPTPPRSPAQEEPTDFLSRLRRCLPCSLRRGAVPPESSRPCSLPLRPCYGSEPGPATPDFYALVAQRLEQLVQEQLRSPPSPELQGPAPTEKEALLRKLVALLEEEAEVINQKLASDPALQRKLARLSASSFSRLVELFSSREVSPRPSQALPCPGPPPPSPEPLARLALAMELSRRVAGLGGTLAGLSVEHVHSFAPWIQAHGGWEGILAVSPVDLNLPLD, encoded by the exons ATGTTTGCTGCGAAGCCTGCTGGGATTG GTGCCCCCATGGCGGGCTCGGAAGAGCTGGGGCTCCGGGAGGACACGCTGAGGGTCCTAGCTGCCTTCCTTAGGCGGGGTGAGGCTGTGGGGTCTCCCATTCCGACCCCACCCAG GAGCCCTGCCCAGGAGGAGCCAACAGACTTCCTGAGCCGCCTTCGAAGATGTCTTCCCTGCTCCCTGAGGCGAGGAGCTGTTCCCCCTGAGTCCTCTCGGCCTTGCTCCCTGCCACTCCGGCCCTGCTATGGTTCAGAGCCTG GCCCTGCTACCCCAGATTTCTatgccctggtggcccagcggctGGAACAGCTGGTGCAAGAGCAACTGAGATCCCCACCTAGTCCAG AATTACAGGGTCCCGCACCCACAGAGAAGGAAGCCCTGCTGCGAAAACTGGTCGCCTTGCTGGAAGAGGAGGCAGAAGTCATCAACCAGAAG cTGGCTTCAGACCCAGCCTTACAGCGCAAACTGGCGCGCCTCTCTGCCAGTTCCTTCAGCCGCCTAGTGGAACTCTTCTCTAGCCGAGAGGTCAGCCCTCGCCCAAGCCAAGCATTACCGTGCCCTGGGCCTCCGCCACCTTCCCCGGAACCCCTGGCCCGCCTGGCCCTGGCTATGGAGCTGAGCCGGCGCGTGGCTGGGCTGGGGGGCACCTTGGCCGGACTCAGTGTAGAGCATGTGCACAGCTTCGCGCCCTGGATCCAGGCCCATGGGGGCTGG GAGGGCATCTTGGCAGTTTCACCCGTGGACTTGAACTTACCCTTGGACTGA
- the BCL2L12 gene encoding bcl-2-like protein 12 isoform X2, whose product MAGSEELGLREDTLRVLAAFLRRGEAVGSPIPTPPRSPAQEEPTDFLSRLRRCLPCSLRRGAVPPESSRPCSLPLRPCYGSEPGPATPDFYALVAQRLEQLVQEQLRSPPSPELQGPAPTEKEALLRKLVALLEEEAEVINQKLASDPALQRKLARLSASSFSRLVELFSSREVSPRPSQALPCPGPPPPSPEPLARLALAMELSRRVAGLGGTLAGLSVEHVHSFAPWIQAHGGWEGILAVSPVDLNLPLD is encoded by the exons ATGGCGGGCTCGGAAGAGCTGGGGCTCCGGGAGGACACGCTGAGGGTCCTAGCTGCCTTCCTTAGGCGGGGTGAGGCTGTGGGGTCTCCCATTCCGACCCCACCCAG GAGCCCTGCCCAGGAGGAGCCAACAGACTTCCTGAGCCGCCTTCGAAGATGTCTTCCCTGCTCCCTGAGGCGAGGAGCTGTTCCCCCTGAGTCCTCTCGGCCTTGCTCCCTGCCACTCCGGCCCTGCTATGGTTCAGAGCCTG GCCCTGCTACCCCAGATTTCTatgccctggtggcccagcggctGGAACAGCTGGTGCAAGAGCAACTGAGATCCCCACCTAGTCCAG AATTACAGGGTCCCGCACCCACAGAGAAGGAAGCCCTGCTGCGAAAACTGGTCGCCTTGCTGGAAGAGGAGGCAGAAGTCATCAACCAGAAG cTGGCTTCAGACCCAGCCTTACAGCGCAAACTGGCGCGCCTCTCTGCCAGTTCCTTCAGCCGCCTAGTGGAACTCTTCTCTAGCCGAGAGGTCAGCCCTCGCCCAAGCCAAGCATTACCGTGCCCTGGGCCTCCGCCACCTTCCCCGGAACCCCTGGCCCGCCTGGCCCTGGCTATGGAGCTGAGCCGGCGCGTGGCTGGGCTGGGGGGCACCTTGGCCGGACTCAGTGTAGAGCATGTGCACAGCTTCGCGCCCTGGATCCAGGCCCATGGGGGCTGG GAGGGCATCTTGGCAGTTTCACCCGTGGACTTGAACTTACCCTTGGACTGA
- the BCL2L12 gene encoding bcl-2-like protein 12 isoform X3: MAGSEELGLREDTLRVLAAFLRRGEAVGSPIPTPPRSPAQEEPTDFLSRLRRCLPCSLRRGAVPPESSRPCSLPLRPCYGSEPGPATPDFYALVAQRLEQLVQEQLRSPPSPELQGPAPTEKEALLRKLVALLEEEAEVINQKEGILAVSPVDLNLPLD; this comes from the exons ATGGCGGGCTCGGAAGAGCTGGGGCTCCGGGAGGACACGCTGAGGGTCCTAGCTGCCTTCCTTAGGCGGGGTGAGGCTGTGGGGTCTCCCATTCCGACCCCACCCAG GAGCCCTGCCCAGGAGGAGCCAACAGACTTCCTGAGCCGCCTTCGAAGATGTCTTCCCTGCTCCCTGAGGCGAGGAGCTGTTCCCCCTGAGTCCTCTCGGCCTTGCTCCCTGCCACTCCGGCCCTGCTATGGTTCAGAGCCTG GCCCTGCTACCCCAGATTTCTatgccctggtggcccagcggctGGAACAGCTGGTGCAAGAGCAACTGAGATCCCCACCTAGTCCAG AATTACAGGGTCCCGCACCCACAGAGAAGGAAGCCCTGCTGCGAAAACTGGTCGCCTTGCTGGAAGAGGAGGCAGAAGTCATCAACCAGAAG GAGGGCATCTTGGCAGTTTCACCCGTGGACTTGAACTTACCCTTGGACTGA
- the PRMT1 gene encoding protein arginine N-methyltransferase 1 isoform X2, with the protein MAAAEAANCIMEVSCGQAESSEKPNAEDMTSKDYYFDSYAHFGIHEEMLKDEVRTLTYRNSMFHNRHLFKDKVVLDVGSGTGILCMFAAKAGARKVIGIECSSISDYAVKIVKANKLDHVVTIIKGKVEEVELPVEKVDIIISEWMGYCLFYESMLNTVLYARDKWLAPDGLIFPDRATLYVTAIEDRQYKDYKIHWWENVYGFDMSCIKDVAIKEPLVDVVDPKQLVTNACLIKEVDIYTVKVEDLTFTSPFCLQVKRNDYVHALVAYFNIEFTRCHKRTGFSTSPESPYTHWKQTVFYMEDYLTVKTGEEIFGTIGMRPNAKNNRDLDFTIDLDFKGQLCELSCSTDYRMR; encoded by the exons ATGGCGGCAGCCGAGGCCGCGAACTGCATCATGGAG gtctcctgtggcCAGGCAGAAAGCAGCGAGAAGCCCAACGCTGAGGACATGACGTCCAAAGATTACTACTTTGACTCCTACGCTCACTTCGGCATCCACGAG gaaatgctgaaagatgaGGTCCGCACCCTCACATACCGCAACTCCATGTTTCACAACCGGCACCTTTTCAAAGACAAGGTGGTGCTGGACGTGGGCTCGGGTACAGGGATCCTCTGCATGTTTGCCGCCAAGGCTGGGGCCCGCAAGGTCATCGGG ATCGAGTGTTCCAGTATCTCTGATTATGCGGTGAAGATCGTCAAAGCCAACAAGTTAGACCATG TGGTGACCATCATTAAGGGGAAGGTGGAGGAGGTGGAGCTCCCAGTGGAGAAGGTGGACATCATCATCAGCGAGTGGATGGGCTACTGCCTCTTCTACGAGTCGATGCTCAACACTGTGCTCTATGCCCGAGACAAGTGGCTG GCACCCGATGGCCTCATCTTCCCAGATCGAGCCACGCTGTACGTGACGGCCATCGAGGACCGGCAGTACAAAGACTACAAGATCCACT GGTGGGAGAATGTGTACGGCTTCGACATGTCTTGCATCAAAGACGTGGCCATCAAGGAGCCCCTGGTGGATGTGGTGGACCCCAAGCAGCTGGTCACCAATGCCTGCCTCATCAAG GAGGTGGACATCTACACAGTCAAGGTGGAAGACCTGACCTTCACCTCCCCCTTCTGCCTGCAAGTGAAGCGGAACGACTACGTGCACGCCCTGGTGGCCTACTTCAACATCGAGTTCACCCGCTGCCACAAGAGGACCGGCTTCTCCACCA GCCCCGAGTCCCCCTACACTCACTGGAAGCAGACAGTGTTCTACATGGAGGACTACCTGACGGTGAAGACAGGCGAGGAGATCTTTGGCACCATTGGCATGCGGCCCAACGCCAAGAACAAC CGTGACCTGGACTTCACCATCGACCTGGACTTCAAGGGCCAGCTGTGTGAGCTCTCCTGCTCCACTGACTACCGGATGCGCTGA
- the PRMT1 gene encoding protein arginine N-methyltransferase 1 isoform X1, with product MAAAEAANCIMENFVATLANGMSLQPPLEEVSCGQAESSEKPNAEDMTSKDYYFDSYAHFGIHEEMLKDEVRTLTYRNSMFHNRHLFKDKVVLDVGSGTGILCMFAAKAGARKVIGIECSSISDYAVKIVKANKLDHVVTIIKGKVEEVELPVEKVDIIISEWMGYCLFYESMLNTVLYARDKWLAPDGLIFPDRATLYVTAIEDRQYKDYKIHWWENVYGFDMSCIKDVAIKEPLVDVVDPKQLVTNACLIKEVDIYTVKVEDLTFTSPFCLQVKRNDYVHALVAYFNIEFTRCHKRTGFSTSPESPYTHWKQTVFYMEDYLTVKTGEEIFGTIGMRPNAKNNRDLDFTIDLDFKGQLCELSCSTDYRMR from the exons ATGGCGGCAGCCGAGGCCGCGAACTGCATCATGGAG AATTTTGTAGCCACCTTGGCTAATGGGATGAGCCTCCAGCCGCCTCTTGAAGAA gtctcctgtggcCAGGCAGAAAGCAGCGAGAAGCCCAACGCTGAGGACATGACGTCCAAAGATTACTACTTTGACTCCTACGCTCACTTCGGCATCCACGAG gaaatgctgaaagatgaGGTCCGCACCCTCACATACCGCAACTCCATGTTTCACAACCGGCACCTTTTCAAAGACAAGGTGGTGCTGGACGTGGGCTCGGGTACAGGGATCCTCTGCATGTTTGCCGCCAAGGCTGGGGCCCGCAAGGTCATCGGG ATCGAGTGTTCCAGTATCTCTGATTATGCGGTGAAGATCGTCAAAGCCAACAAGTTAGACCATG TGGTGACCATCATTAAGGGGAAGGTGGAGGAGGTGGAGCTCCCAGTGGAGAAGGTGGACATCATCATCAGCGAGTGGATGGGCTACTGCCTCTTCTACGAGTCGATGCTCAACACTGTGCTCTATGCCCGAGACAAGTGGCTG GCACCCGATGGCCTCATCTTCCCAGATCGAGCCACGCTGTACGTGACGGCCATCGAGGACCGGCAGTACAAAGACTACAAGATCCACT GGTGGGAGAATGTGTACGGCTTCGACATGTCTTGCATCAAAGACGTGGCCATCAAGGAGCCCCTGGTGGATGTGGTGGACCCCAAGCAGCTGGTCACCAATGCCTGCCTCATCAAG GAGGTGGACATCTACACAGTCAAGGTGGAAGACCTGACCTTCACCTCCCCCTTCTGCCTGCAAGTGAAGCGGAACGACTACGTGCACGCCCTGGTGGCCTACTTCAACATCGAGTTCACCCGCTGCCACAAGAGGACCGGCTTCTCCACCA GCCCCGAGTCCCCCTACACTCACTGGAAGCAGACAGTGTTCTACATGGAGGACTACCTGACGGTGAAGACAGGCGAGGAGATCTTTGGCACCATTGGCATGCGGCCCAACGCCAAGAACAAC CGTGACCTGGACTTCACCATCGACCTGGACTTCAAGGGCCAGCTGTGTGAGCTCTCCTGCTCCACTGACTACCGGATGCGCTGA
- the PRMT1 gene encoding protein arginine N-methyltransferase 1 isoform X3 — MVSCGQAESSEKPNAEDMTSKDYYFDSYAHFGIHEEMLKDEVRTLTYRNSMFHNRHLFKDKVVLDVGSGTGILCMFAAKAGARKVIGIECSSISDYAVKIVKANKLDHVVTIIKGKVEEVELPVEKVDIIISEWMGYCLFYESMLNTVLYARDKWLAPDGLIFPDRATLYVTAIEDRQYKDYKIHWWENVYGFDMSCIKDVAIKEPLVDVVDPKQLVTNACLIKEVDIYTVKVEDLTFTSPFCLQVKRNDYVHALVAYFNIEFTRCHKRTGFSTSPESPYTHWKQTVFYMEDYLTVKTGEEIFGTIGMRPNAKNNRDLDFTIDLDFKGQLCELSCSTDYRMR; from the exons ATG gtctcctgtggcCAGGCAGAAAGCAGCGAGAAGCCCAACGCTGAGGACATGACGTCCAAAGATTACTACTTTGACTCCTACGCTCACTTCGGCATCCACGAG gaaatgctgaaagatgaGGTCCGCACCCTCACATACCGCAACTCCATGTTTCACAACCGGCACCTTTTCAAAGACAAGGTGGTGCTGGACGTGGGCTCGGGTACAGGGATCCTCTGCATGTTTGCCGCCAAGGCTGGGGCCCGCAAGGTCATCGGG ATCGAGTGTTCCAGTATCTCTGATTATGCGGTGAAGATCGTCAAAGCCAACAAGTTAGACCATG TGGTGACCATCATTAAGGGGAAGGTGGAGGAGGTGGAGCTCCCAGTGGAGAAGGTGGACATCATCATCAGCGAGTGGATGGGCTACTGCCTCTTCTACGAGTCGATGCTCAACACTGTGCTCTATGCCCGAGACAAGTGGCTG GCACCCGATGGCCTCATCTTCCCAGATCGAGCCACGCTGTACGTGACGGCCATCGAGGACCGGCAGTACAAAGACTACAAGATCCACT GGTGGGAGAATGTGTACGGCTTCGACATGTCTTGCATCAAAGACGTGGCCATCAAGGAGCCCCTGGTGGATGTGGTGGACCCCAAGCAGCTGGTCACCAATGCCTGCCTCATCAAG GAGGTGGACATCTACACAGTCAAGGTGGAAGACCTGACCTTCACCTCCCCCTTCTGCCTGCAAGTGAAGCGGAACGACTACGTGCACGCCCTGGTGGCCTACTTCAACATCGAGTTCACCCGCTGCCACAAGAGGACCGGCTTCTCCACCA GCCCCGAGTCCCCCTACACTCACTGGAAGCAGACAGTGTTCTACATGGAGGACTACCTGACGGTGAAGACAGGCGAGGAGATCTTTGGCACCATTGGCATGCGGCCCAACGCCAAGAACAAC CGTGACCTGGACTTCACCATCGACCTGGACTTCAAGGGCCAGCTGTGTGAGCTCTCCTGCTCCACTGACTACCGGATGCGCTGA
- the ADM5 gene encoding putative adrenomedullin-5-like protein has translation MTAHILLLLLVASSILGDPDSAGRRSQPQVSQQRGRLCSLGTCQTHRLPEIIYWLRSASTKEPSGKAGRKPQDPHSYGRRRRREARVPLRFQDPSLRQGQRNAHLAG, from the exons ATGACCGCCCACATTCTCTTGCTGTTGCTCGTCGCCTCCTCCATCCTGGGGGACCCGGACTCGGCGGGCAG GCGGTCCCAGCCCCAGGTCTCCCAGCAGCGCGGGCGCCTCTGTTCCCTGGGCACGTGCCAGACCCACCGCCTGCCAGAGATCATATACTGGCTCCGGTCTGCCTCCACCAAGGAGCCCTCAGGGAAGGCTGGCCGCAAGCCTCAGGATCCCCACAGCTACGGGCGCCGCCGGCGGCGCGAGGCCAGAGTCCCGCTACGTTTCCAGGACCCCAGCCTGCGGCAAGGCCAGCGCAATGCCCACCTCGCTGGCTGA